A part of Citrifermentans bremense genomic DNA contains:
- a CDS encoding YtxH domain-containing protein, whose product MGHKESCTGGDAVFLLVGGLIGAGLALLMAPQAGKKTRKYLCSLAEEVSGKANEAVSDFAETISDFVDTATSRATEFVEERANLSKDSKKMLLSALDKALEKLEEQRKKLEKSI is encoded by the coding sequence ATGGGACATAAAGAAAGCTGCACGGGAGGGGATGCCGTCTTCCTGCTGGTCGGCGGCTTGATTGGGGCCGGACTGGCGCTCCTGATGGCTCCGCAGGCGGGAAAGAAAACTCGGAAGTACCTCTGTTCGTTGGCCGAAGAGGTGAGCGGAAAGGCTAATGAGGCAGTTTCCGATTTCGCCGAAACCATCTCCGATTTCGTCGATACCGCGACCAGCCGCGCCACCGAATTCGTGGAGGAGAGGGCGAACCTCAGCAAGGACTCCAAGAAGATGCTGCTGTCCGCACTCGACAAGGCACTGGAAAAACTGGAAGAGCAGAGGAAGAAGCTCGAGAAGAGCATATAG
- a CDS encoding vWA domain-containing protein gives MSAGVLENAVVRLLRERPFYGHFILNLRREERELRGKPAGVTIRNGTPTIAVDPASFAEYSAIEQQALLEHLVKHLLHLHMLRGKGRNAHDWDIACDLAINPGSEGLPADALYPSQYKMPEGLAAEEYYQQLVPPFDIGNLEGSGFGDAEKERQGAAGAGKGDRSASTLDDHALWSDADSTPLPLAQEMLASLTRDSLRASDGEAPDEIREVVEGLLRPSPIPWRQVLRQFVATAGRLGRQGTWMREHRRFAHVTPGTRKRHRLNLLVGIDVSDSTNAVELREAFARELVQIARGRDASITVLYANSKIQRVEAFKGSAFAPERYDGGGFTDLRPVFAYAKTLHPAPAAVIYLTDGIGPVPEQMELPTLWVLTAEGEKPAPWGVELRLEV, from the coding sequence GTGTCCGCAGGGGTCCTCGAAAACGCGGTGGTGAGGCTATTGCGCGAGCGCCCTTTTTACGGGCACTTCATCCTGAACCTGCGCCGCGAGGAGCGGGAGCTTCGGGGAAAGCCCGCCGGGGTCACCATCCGTAACGGCACCCCTACCATCGCCGTCGACCCGGCCTCTTTCGCTGAATACTCGGCGATCGAGCAGCAGGCGCTTTTGGAGCACCTGGTGAAGCACCTTCTGCACCTGCACATGCTGCGCGGCAAAGGGCGCAACGCCCACGACTGGGACATCGCCTGCGACCTGGCCATCAATCCAGGAAGCGAGGGGCTCCCCGCCGATGCGCTCTACCCCTCCCAGTACAAGATGCCGGAGGGGCTTGCCGCGGAGGAGTACTACCAGCAGCTGGTCCCCCCCTTCGACATCGGCAACCTGGAAGGAAGCGGCTTCGGAGACGCGGAAAAGGAACGGCAAGGCGCGGCGGGTGCCGGGAAGGGGGACCGCTCCGCCTCGACCCTCGACGACCACGCCCTCTGGAGCGACGCCGACAGCACGCCGCTTCCCCTGGCGCAGGAGATGCTGGCGTCGCTGACCCGGGACAGCCTGCGCGCAAGCGACGGGGAAGCCCCCGACGAGATCAGGGAGGTAGTCGAAGGGCTGCTGCGCCCCTCCCCCATCCCCTGGCGCCAGGTGCTGCGGCAGTTCGTCGCCACCGCAGGGCGGCTGGGGAGACAGGGGACCTGGATGAGGGAGCACCGCCGCTTCGCGCACGTGACCCCCGGAACCCGGAAGCGCCACCGCCTCAACCTGCTGGTCGGCATCGACGTGAGCGACTCCACCAACGCGGTGGAGCTGCGCGAGGCGTTCGCCAGGGAGCTGGTCCAGATAGCGCGGGGACGCGACGCCTCCATCACCGTCCTTTACGCCAACAGCAAGATACAGAGGGTGGAGGCGTTCAAGGGGAGCGCCTTCGCCCCCGAACGCTACGACGGCGGCGGCTTCACAGATTTGAGGCCCGTTTTCGCCTATGCGAAGACGCTGCACCCCGCTCCCGCGGCGGTGATCTACCTGACCGACGGCATCGGACCTGTCCCCGAGCAGATGGAACTGCCGACCCTCTGGGTGCTGACGGCGGAGGGAGAAAAACCGGCGCCCTGGGGCGTCGAATTGAGACTGGAGGTTTGA
- a CDS encoding ferredoxin has product MAREPWVDQDVCISCGLCTDNVPEVFRFADNGKAECYDPTGASEEEIQSDAIDVCPVSCIHWR; this is encoded by the coding sequence ATGGCAAGAGAGCCTTGGGTCGATCAGGATGTCTGCATCAGTTGCGGTCTTTGCACGGACAACGTGCCGGAAGTGTTCAGGTTCGCCGACAACGGCAAAGCCGAGTGCTATGATCCGACCGGCGCCTCGGAAGAGGAGATTCAAAGCGACGCCATCGACGTCTGCCCGGTCTCCTGCATCCACTGGCGCTGA